Within the Amaranthus tricolor cultivar Red isolate AtriRed21 chromosome 15, ASM2621246v1, whole genome shotgun sequence genome, the region TTCATAATAAAACATTATAGTAGAATAACATACTATTGTAGTTAGTAGTTGGTAGGGGTTTTGCTTAATATATCAATGGTCTTATGTTCAAAACCTATTGTTTGCAttttttctctccttttttATCTCTTTCCAAAACAATTATTTATCTTCCAAATATTTTCTCTTACCCCATTTAATGTTTACatattcatcaatcatcaattatcactaacttaatttataaaaataatcaacaatttgtttttaaaattttcaacccTTCAaacttttattgtttttattattagtgaTCAATCTATTACttttttctctttcattttaacattagagaagaaagtttaatttttaacaacttaatttaagtttaagaaattaaaattgtgttgaatttttatttaagttcaagaaaatctttttttcttttaaattatgaAGGCCTCAATTTCagaaacatttaaaaaataaacaggGCCTCAGAATTGTTTGCTTTGCCCCTGTGAGTGTGGGATGGTTAATATGTAAAACCAGCATGAAGTTTTTCAACATTCTGTTTTTCTTTGTAATCCTTTTTTCTCAGCCTATACACTTTTCCAGTTACTCTTTCATCCGTGATCTTCTCCACCAATAAACCACCGTCTTTCCTTTCCTCTCCCATCATTACATTTCATTGTCCTTTGCAAATATCTATCGGTTTTTAGATTTTGGATTAGGTGATTCCCCCTTCCCAAGGTGTGAGAACTCCGTAGCTTGGAGATTTAGTACTTATGCCCTCAAGGTTTTCTAATTTTCAACCAAACAAGAATTATCGTTTGACTAAAGAACAATGCCAAACACATACGTCCATGTCTTAAACCTAAAAACAGGGAACCAAACGACCATGTTTCTTGAAGAAGCTTATAAAGAGATTTCGACAAACAATAAGAAGCTAGTTAGGCAAACATTTTAACTTCTAGCAAGATATCTCAATATGTAATTGGCCAATATTTCTGGCATGCTTTAATTACCAACCTCTCTAATATAACCAGCTGCTGTCTGCTATTTCTCCTTCCTCATCTCAAACCTAATTTAAGAAAATCCCTCAAAAAGAGAGGAATCAAATCTTTTTTATTTCAACCTAAAAGATAAAAGAGTAAAGTTGGTGGAGGGGGAAGACTGTTAACCACAATTTGTGAATCCAGTGTAGTCAAAGATTCTTTGTATGTTTCTTTAAAGAGAGGAATTGATTCATTATTTAAAGGTCTAGTAGAAAATcaaataaagtttttatttttcttgctgATGAACTCCAGTGCTGGACAGTTGGACCTTGTATAACATAAATGACatcgatttatttattttacttgagTTGATATGTAATTCGTCTGCTTGTATTATGTTCTGTATGAGCCTTTGCAAGGCTAAAATGTGCTAAGATTTTGTCCTTTTGTCAAGATTTGTGTTGGAGAGTTGAGGACAGTGAGATTTCTTAAATGTGGTTGCTTGTTTTATTCCCTTCTTGGTTAACTATTTGCAGCATGTAAATTGTCCTCTGGTTTTTAATGGCGAATATTTGTGACTTAATTGCTTTACCCTCCATATATCAGAGGTTTGGCAGGACAATGTGCCAATGTGGGAGAAGAAGTTCTGCTATCTTGTGGGACGGATTCCATGGAAGAAGGTATTGGCTACAAAGAACTTTATGAATTGTCACAGTAATGTGCTATGCTGGGATGATTCTGCTGGTAAGGAAGCATTTGATATTTCCAAGAAACGCTTTTGGGAAGAGTTTAATGGCCTTCCATCTGATACCCAACTTCCAAACCCAGATATGTACATCGATGAAATAGATTGGAACCCATGTATAGATCCAGAACTAGCAAGGGAGTGCGATAAAGAATTCTTTAATCCAGATGATAAGCATCTCTTACCTTCTAGTAGATGTAAAGCAACTTGTGGATCGCCAGACGATGATGATCCTTGGGAGAATGGTAATGAACAGAGTTGCTTGACAGAGAAAAATAAAGGACCAGGTTGGGGCCAGTGGGATAAGTTAGAAAATGAGGCTAGCAGGGTGAGCAAAGACGAGGATCCTTGGGAGACAAATAAGATATCCGAATATGGAGCTGCCAAGAATAATAATACTGGTTGGAACAAATGGGATGATTCTGTTAATAACGACCCTTGGGAAAACCATCATAAACAAAAAATTGTCGCTGTTAACGATAGTTCTTGGAGAGGTGAATGGAATATATTATGGGATGCAAAAGAAGGCTCTGGATGGCAAGATCGGAGAGCAAGTTCAAGCACTTGGAATCAGGAGACACGAGATGCACCTTGTACCAGTTACTGGCATGAGAATCATAGAAATAGATCTAGTTACTGGCATGAAAATCATAGAAATAGATCTAGTTACTGGCTTGACAATCACAGAAATAAACCTCAAGAATTTGGCTCTCATCGATGCAGCAAAATGCCGAATGGTAGGGGAAATCAATCGGGGCAGAAGCCGAGAGATAAATATAACTGGGGGCCTAAAGACTCCATAAATATCCATAGAGGCCAAGGACAATTCAGTACAGGTTGCCGAAAAAGGGAAGGTCCTGATTACTATGTTGCTAATAATAAAGGTCCAAGGTTATATGAGAATGGCCAACCATCTTATCACTGGAATAGAGGTAACAATTAAAAGTTCAGCTTTGGAGGTCAATGATCGATCGTTTTTGGGCATTTTCTAAACTCGGGTGCATTGCTAGTTATTTTATAAGTTGATCGTAGTGGGCATTTTCTAACAAGCTCAATGTCTTATACGTCGAGAGTATATATAGCAAGTGATGGAGTTTAAAGGGATGATTGGGTTTTTCTAAGATTGAGACACTTGAACGAGCCGTCTCTGTGCTGTTATTTGATTCCTTCCTCACACTTTTGGTTTTTGATAGTATTAGACTATTAGGAAGATATTTGGTATGGTCTTAGATTTGGTGTCACTGTAATTTTATATGAAATGCTTCCTAATTGCAACCAAACTGTAGACATTATTAGGTTTTTCTCTCATTTGTGCTTACATTTATTATCATCTGGGATTCTTTTGGGTTTAAACGGAACAACTGGATTGGAAATAGTGGCTTAATACATTGATTGATACTAATATATGTGgctatatttcttttattacaAATTCCCAAATGAGATGATATCACGGTGAAATCATCTTTATTGAGCtgatgtgatatttatttataatcttaaagtgattaccaATAATCTTGAAATGATTACTTAGAATCTTAAAAAGATTACTTACGATTTTCGagtgattaattataacataaattgatcacataatttaaattgatatttattatagttttaattTGATCACTTTTTATGATCTTATAGTGATGACATAATTTTATCATGTTCATTTTTAAAGTCATCAGTCAGTGAAATAGACTGAATGGATATGTATATTGCATGATGAGATGacttcatacaagacttgctgttctattgaaaatcaaaaactaaccTCATACATACAGAtaaatacaacaaaaacacaaaaaagaaatcaaaacataaaagaagGATTAGAATTTAGAATAGAATAATTGATACTtggatttgataattttacattttaaaatcaatccAACAACATAATCCATGAAATCGTTGGTTTATTCATTTTTGCattctatttaatttttctatatttgaATACAAATTCTAATGAATATTgtgtttattatttaaatatgttcatcttttgaaaatttaataatCGAGTTTGATGATACAAATAGGATTATTCATGAAGATAATATTATCATCGTCTTGTATaaagataattaaaatatctattcttatatttaagaatatatacTATCACTATTAAGAACACCTATTTACTGAAAGTACCTTTAAAAAACCTATTACAATAAGGAAAAACACATATTCTATGTTGTTCAAATGcctattatataattttaatatctaTCTTAACTCTTAATAATGCCTactacattaactaaaaacatcTACATAGTAAGCAAAAACACATACTATATCCTTTTCAAATGGCTActataagtattaaaaatgCCTATTATTTCTAGTTTAATTGCCTACTATAAATAGTTTTTATGCCTATTTCGTCAACTAAAAACACCTACTACTTCTGTATCCAAAGAATACCTACTATATCTATTTTAAACGCTTACTATAACTAATCATATGCCTACTATCACTAGTTCAAGTGCTACTTTAATGTACAAAAATATCTACTTCAATATGTGAAAAACCTACTAATAATCTTAAGAATATCTACTATTATGAAAAGCACTATTGATAATACCTACTTCATTAACTAACAATATCTACTACAGTAAGCAACAACACTTACTATGTCTAGTTCAAATGCCTACTATAACTGTTAAAAATGCGtactattattagtataatgCCTAGATCAAATCTTAAAAATACCTTCTTTATTAACTAAATACCTATTGTAGTAAGCACAAACAACTACAATATCTACTTCAAATGCCTACTATAACTAGTTCTTGATTACTAAAAACACCTACTATATTAGTACATGTAAAcatttgttattgatattatcaaTAATATCTACTTCGATATTGAAAATACCCACTTCAACTAGTTCAAATGCCTActttaaatactaaaaatgcCTACttcttttcatataaaaattgAAGGTGTTTAAAGTACCAAGCATAATAtctaaaatacatattaattttttaaattaactacTTACTTCGTATTTTAAACGTTCAAGTATTAAATACCTGCTTCTTATCTTAAACATTCTACTATGAAAAATTCCTACTTATAATACTAAAAATGTCCACATTCATATGAAAAAATAACCAGTTGAATATGCAAAAATACAGGCAAAAACACCTACTTTAATATATAGAAACATctacaataaaatattttaaatgccaACTTTAATTGTAATAAATGCCTACTTTATTATGCAAAAATACCTACTATAGTAAGTTTGAAATGTCTAcctcaaatattcaaaataccTACTTCAGTATGCAAAAGATCGTATTAAAACTAGGTTGAATACCTACAATAACTAATTCAAAGAAGGTGCTAAATATAAAATGcgtaatttaatttaaatactaTAAATACCTACTAACAAAAACTATTTTTGTAGACTATTAAACACATAACTTATCAATGCATTGAAATATGGCATGATTAATTAGAATATCTACTGGTTCACCAAAGTACAATACTTGATGATTCAGCTGCTAATATATCTATAACAACTCTTTAAAATGTTCATTATAACAACCAACTCTATCAACACATtcataagaattttttttttttctaagaagCAAGATTCTTCACCCTGctttttttgttgtctttttcttcttttattttgaatatttgatgTCTAATCAAGAATAATTATAGGAATTCTTGAAACCTTCATCACAGTATAAATTCATTTGGAAGTTTGATTAACTTGTCCTTATCCTGAATAAGCTCACTTATATCCTGGTACATATTGCTTGGTACTTCCTCCTGTTAATAAACGGCTTCCAAAAAGGTATGTAAGTTAAAACCAAAACTTAAGGTTcataaacataacttagcaaaaCAAATCTTAAATAGCTTAGGGAAGTCATTGCTCCCTTGATACTGTTCCATGAAAAAAGTAAGATAAATTCCACAGTCCACACTATCATCATTAATTTAATGGTCCAATCCAATTTGATAAACCTAAGCTCATATTGAACAACATTTGAAGTATCCAGATGCTGAGTTGTTGCTAAAACTTTTATGctgaaatatatgtaaatttgATGTGAAACTAATTCATCCATCGGGGTTCCTGTTTGGTCGGTCTAAGTCCTAAAAAATTCGAGTTATACCGAATAAggcttgatatatatatatatatatatatatatatatatatatatatatatatatatatatatatatatatatatatatatatatatatatatatatatatatatatatatatatatatatatatatatatatatatatatatatatatatatatatatatatatatatatatatatatatatgtatataggcatggccacggtccgggttgggccggttccgttccggttccatttggaacctgtcgcgaacggttccggttccggacggttccaaacggttccttggcggttcatgaggcggttccggcggttccaactcgcgggacgggcgggtcggaccatcggttccatttttatttttcctttaaatatttatataatataaaaatactagaATATTGCGAacatacctttgatgattacttaattattagcgaaattcattgcttgtcaagttgtaatcattattaaaatatttactaaaaagaatgaaaaaaataaattaataagaaaaatcaacgATAATATCGATAAAGGCGATTTAATAttaaaagagggagaaaatggacttgaacctagtactcAAAgtaatactaagctgcctacgtatcccgaaggaatcaaagcccacgtagttctttgtcataccttttatttgtagttgttgaatgttgatttatcgttgtccgatggatcctattcgtcttcgtcatcatcatctggttggttagatgcttccgctgactctcttcctgacgatgatgcagatgtatccatcatcatccatggatcatcatcatcgccttgatcatcatcattccttagtccttgtgttcgaatctccgcttgatcccaatctttcttgtaaacacatatttgaatactatgtggagcaagacgagatctcttttcgtctaaaactcttctacctgcactaaaagcagactccgacgcaatcgtagaagcaggaattgcaagcatatcctttgcaattctcgataatatgggaaatttatagatttttctttccaccactctaaaatattatagctaccttggtcaatttcaaagtgatgtttaagataattatctaattctaaatatgcagtGAAGggtgatgaagaagatgatcctacaaaactatcatcttggctcattatattagctattacggaattataataagagggacgtgccgagacgctagcacgcctagacgtatcgcgttttgggttatatacactagcatagtaatcataaagttatgctaaaagttttttacaagttccaacataattatgtatatcactaggcgggcgatctaatgattggtagtaaaatccaattactttagtaaggacttctgtcttaaaacatgggtctaaaatggttgcaattccataaataaaaggaaaatcggtaaaatatgtcttccatttatccatcatatctgcaagaatcggctttaaatatgggttagtatcatcatgcgaattgttttatacctgcttggcaagataagtttacaatatgagcacaacaacgtacgtgtaataatctacccccaagaataaaactaaatgcaggttcgttatacaaaagttcaatGCATTTAATattagcggttgcattatcggttaaacaacaaaatatcttatctaataagttccattctttacatatctctactaatctgtattttatgttttcacccgtatgtcgtttaagagtgttcctagggattgctctatattgtggttgcaaagtttttctggtgtaatgctcgtatgccctactttcaccatggttaaatgtcaattcatcacaaattacatatttaaaaaattcatcaatcatatcattacgattatatttaaaaggcatacctgtgctgggaatgtcccactatCGGCTTCCACTTATGGTCCCgttgccgcttgctgcatgagtttcttttgtaattccatgcttctttgccaaatgtttgttaaaagatcccgtaccaccacctaacacgtattcacaaaacgcaataaatgaatttttaatacattcttgatttataaaatatgaatatcgtgtatgtataaaaaacttaaaaagtatttacctctggtgaaattgtatgaaactaagggatttactccttgactttcacaaatttgtcttactggttcatcttcatctaaatttaaatataaagacatactcaaataccacaatatataaataaataataattttaaatttaatcaatttgaagaataaaattataaaactaaccgatagtttggaaattgactcgtttaccacgagcttgtctttattgttgttgttgtagttgttcttcatgtcatcttgttgatgactgtcgagatctatgtatcccaataggggtcgttggttcctcttcttgttcttcttcttcatcaatttgtatttctctttccacttcttcagcataatcgtgtaattcttggtcgtacccttctggataatttggttcataattataattactaatggaaggtgttgttgatatcgacggagttgaagtgtcctttcttttggagctagaacctcccaatgattttgccactttagtaactttttaaagccttttttcaaaaaagaagacatgataatattgaaataataatagaattaagaaataaataaataattaatagactaattatgtaattaactaaattaagaaataattaaaagactaattatgtaattaagagaataattgcgtaattaagtagatAGAGTAAGTAgtgagagtaggagaagagatgagttgtaaatgaaaatgattgaaagtgatatatatttatggtaaaaatcacaacggctagttaacgaCTCTTTTTCAAACGGTTCCAAAGAACCTGtaggccggttcacccggaccggttccggttccatggaacctgtGGGCCGCTTCACCCGGACCatttccggttccggttccatggaacctatggtccggttccggttccgacccgcggttcttaggtccggttcaagcagttttttttccggcggtttcacggttctgCGGTTCGGGCCGgatcggaacctgtcgcgaacggttccggttccgggacgGTTTCTAGCAGTtcggaccggttcggttccgggtaacccgctccgtggccatcactatatatatatatatatatatatgtaaatatatatatatatatatatatatatgtatatatatatatatatatatatatatgtatatatatatatatatatatatatatatagatacttacatatatatatatacatatatatatatatatatatacatatatatatatatatatatatatatatatatatatatatatatatatatatatatatatatgtatatatatatatatatatatatatgtatatgtatatatatatatatatatatatatatatatatatatatatatatatatatatatatatatatatatatatacatgtatatatatatatatatatatatatatatatatatatatatatatatatatgtatatatatatatatatgtatatatatatatatatgtatatatatatatatatatatgtatatatatatatatatatatatatatatatatatatatatatatatatatatatatatatataaatataaatatatatatatatatatatatatatatatatatatatatatatatatatatatatatatatatgtatatatatatatatgtatatatatatatatatgtatatatatatatatatgtatatatatatatatatatatgtatatatatatatatatgtatatatatatatatatgtatatatatatatatagtatatatatatatatatgtatatatatatatatatatatatatatatatatatatatgtatatatatatatatatatatatatgtatatatatatatatatatatatatatatatatatatgtatatatatatatatatatatatatatatatatatatatatatatatatgtatatatatatatatatatatatatatatatatatatatatattatatatatatatatatatatatatatatatatatatgtatatatgtatatatatatatgtatatatgtgtatatatatatgtatatatgtgtgtgtatatatatatatatatatatatatatatatatatatattatatatatatatatttatatatatatatatatatatgtatatatatatatatatatatatatatatatatatatatatatatatatatatctacatatatatatatatatacatatatatatatatatatgtatatatatatatatatatatatatatatatatatatatatatatatatataatatatatatatatgtatatatatatatatatatatatatatatatatatatatatatatatatatatatatatatgtatatatatatatatatatatatatatatatatatatatatatatatatttatgtatatatatatatatatatatatatatgtatatatatttatatatatatatatatatattatatatatatgtatatatatatatatatatatatatatatatatgtatatatatatatatatatatatatacatatatatatatatatgtatatgtatatatatatatatatatatatatatatattatatatatatatatatatatatatatatatatatatatatatatgtatatgtatatatatatatatatatatgtataatatatatatatatatatatatatatatatatatataatatatatatatatatatgtatatatatatatatatgtatatatatattatatatatatatatatatatatatatatatatatatatatatatatatatatatatatatatatatatatatatatatatatatatatatatatatatatatatatatatatatatatatacacgtatatatatatatatatacacgtatatatatatatatatatatatatatatatatatatatatatatatatatatatatatatatacgtgtatatatatatatatatatatatatatatatatatatatatatatatacatatatatatataaatacatatatatatatatatatatatatatatatatatacatagatatatatattacatatatatatatatatatatatatatacatagatatatatatatatatatatatatattatatatatattatatatatatatatatatatatatatatatatataaatatatatacatgtatatatatatatatatatatatatattatatatatatttaatgtatatatatatatatatatatatatatatatatattatatatatatatatatatatatatatatatatatgtatatatatatatgtatatatatatatatatgtatatatatattatatatataaatatgtatatataatatatatatatatatatattatatatatatatataaatatgtatatatatatatatatgtatatatatatatatatatatatacatatatatatatatatatatatatatatatttatatatatatatatatgtatatatatatatatatatgtatatatatatatatatgtatatatatatatatatatatatataatatatattatatatatataatatatatatgtttatatatatatatatatatatgtatatatatatatatatatatatatatatataatatatatatatatattaatatatatatatatatatatatatatatatatatatatatatagatacttacatatatatatatatatatatatatatatatatatatatatatatatatatctatatatatatacatatatatatatatatacatatatatatatatatatacatatatatatatatatatacatatatatatatatatatatatacatatatatatatatatatataatatatatatatatatatatatatatatatatgtatatatatatatatatatatgtatatatatatatatatatatatatatatatatatatatatatatatatatattatatattataaatatatatatatatatatatatatatatatatatatatatatatatatatatatacatatatattatatatatatatatacatatatatatatatatacattatatatatatatatatatatatattatatatatatatatatatatatatatgtatatatatatatatatatatgtatatatatatatatatatgtatatatata harbors:
- the LOC130801960 gene encoding uncharacterized protein LOC130801960 encodes the protein MGKWNRRNYARPRRRYYQDYQWSPPRDEPCPDPETEVWQDNVPMWEKKFCYLVGRIPWKKVLATKNFMNCHSNVLCWDDSAGKEAFDISKKRFWEEFNGLPSDTQLPNPDMYIDEIDWNPCIDPELARECDKEFFNPDDKHLLPSSRCKATCGSPDDDDPWENGNEQSCLTEKNKGPGWGQWDKLENEASRVSKDEDPWETNKISEYGAAKNNNTGWNKWDDSVNNDPWENHHKQKIVAVNDSSWRGEWNILWDAKEGSGWQDRRASSSTWNQETRDAPCTSYWHENHRNRSSYWHENHRNRSSYWLDNHRNKPQEFGSHRCSKMPNGRGNQSGQKPRDKYNWGPKDSINIHRGQGQFSTGCRKREGPDYYVANNKGPRLYENGQPSYHWNRGNN